One window of the Halonatronomonas betaini genome contains the following:
- a CDS encoding M50 family metallopeptidase: MLKSSLTIMKVAGIPIRIHVSFLIILPFFSWVIATNIGQIARMAAIDPGNVALNPLIIGFILAVMLFISVTFHEISHSLVAQKKGIKINSITLMLLGGVAQMDDDLQNPKDEALMAAAGPLFSLIFGGLLLFIIRPMITGFNADIRLMVYYLGYINIFLAIFNLLPAFPSDGGRILRSLIALKTSHYKATKIATAIGKAFALLMGFYGFLYGQIILMLIAFFIYIGASQEKETSLMRDVFGPFKVKDLMTEKVITVREDITISELLDKMLKEKHSGYPVVDSEGNLSGCVTLEDIKDISEQSQELKSVEEVMACNIISVHPEEDLFEAFKKMSRSEIGRLMVIEDGELIGILTRSDIMKAHQLKIVKDKKENK; the protein is encoded by the coding sequence ATGTTAAAAAGCTCATTAACAATAATGAAAGTTGCTGGCATACCAATAAGGATTCATGTAAGTTTTTTAATTATTCTCCCCTTTTTTAGCTGGGTTATTGCGACTAATATTGGCCAGATAGCCAGGATGGCTGCAATTGATCCAGGAAATGTTGCTTTAAATCCACTTATTATCGGTTTTATTCTGGCGGTAATGCTTTTTATCAGTGTGACATTTCATGAGATTTCCCATTCGCTGGTTGCCCAGAAGAAAGGGATCAAAATAAATAGTATAACATTGATGTTACTCGGTGGAGTAGCCCAGATGGATGATGATCTTCAAAATCCAAAAGACGAGGCATTAATGGCTGCAGCTGGGCCATTATTTAGTCTGATCTTTGGCGGTCTGCTTCTTTTTATTATTCGGCCTATGATTACAGGATTTAATGCAGATATTAGATTGATGGTTTATTATCTCGGCTATATAAATATTTTTCTAGCTATATTTAACCTGTTGCCAGCCTTTCCTTCAGACGGTGGTAGAATACTCAGATCATTAATAGCCCTGAAAACAAGCCATTATAAGGCAACTAAAATCGCAACGGCAATTGGCAAAGCATTTGCCCTTCTTATGGGCTTTTACGGTTTTCTATATGGCCAGATAATTCTTATGCTAATAGCATTCTTTATCTATATAGGTGCAAGCCAGGAGAAAGAGACCAGTCTGATGCGGGATGTCTTCGGTCCATTTAAAGTTAAGGATCTGATGACCGAAAAGGTGATAACAGTTAGAGAAGATATTACTATCTCGGAGTTATTAGATAAGATGCTTAAAGAAAAACATTCAGGATATCCAGTTGTTGATAGCGAGGGCAACTTATCAGGTTGCGTGACTCTTGAAGATATTAAGGATATTTCAGAGCAGAGCCAGGAATTAAAATCAGTTGAAGAAGTTATGGCCTGCAATATTATTTCAGTTCATCCTGAGGAAGATCTCTTTGAAGCCTTTAAGAAAATGTCCAGGTCAGAGATCGGGAGATTAATGGTAATAGAAGATGGTGAGCTGATAGGTATTTTAACCCGCTCGGATATTATGAAAGCCCATCAGCTCAAGATAGTTAAAGATAAAAAAGAAAATAAATAA
- a CDS encoding alanyl-tRNA editing protein, giving the protein MTERLYYNDSFKQDFKANIIDYFEEKGKYHIRLNKTAFYPEGGGQPADNGSIGESKISYVYEDSGKIFHVGDKLPSKKIDLDCKINWERRFDLMQQHSGQHLLSAVAKDLYQAETIGFHLGESSLTIDTDIKLAQKEIEKIETRCNHFIYKNKDISIEYPGDNEDDIRIVKIAGLDRNPCGGTHLKSTGQIGIISVIGSENYKVGTRFHFLCGQRAVEDYRFKNNLTAFLRDKLSVNNKKIIAETNRLLEELNNKSNTIDNLKSQLLKYKEAELIKDAEEIGKYKLIINSFDNLGFTEVQELASLLVSVNQRIVVFGQQDGKTARMILARSEDIAEFNLNPVIQKVMPILDGNGGGQPDFVQGGGSNPDKLPEALSKVREIILKSI; this is encoded by the coding sequence ATGACAGAAAGATTATATTATAATGATTCCTTTAAACAGGATTTTAAAGCAAATATCATAGATTATTTTGAAGAGAAAGGGAAATATCATATTAGATTAAATAAGACTGCTTTTTATCCAGAAGGTGGCGGACAGCCAGCAGACAATGGAAGTATAGGAGAGAGTAAGATCAGTTATGTTTATGAGGATAGTGGCAAGATATTTCATGTTGGGGATAAACTACCCTCTAAAAAAATCGATTTGGATTGTAAGATTAACTGGGAAAGACGTTTTGATTTAATGCAGCAGCATTCAGGTCAGCATCTTCTTTCTGCAGTTGCAAAGGACTTATATCAGGCAGAAACAATAGGTTTTCATTTAGGAGAATCAAGCCTTACTATTGATACAGATATTAAACTTGCTCAGAAAGAGATAGAAAAGATTGAAACTAGATGTAATCATTTTATATACAAAAATAAGGATATTTCAATTGAATATCCTGGTGACAACGAAGATGATATCAGGATTGTAAAGATAGCTGGCCTCGATAGAAATCCCTGTGGAGGTACACATCTTAAAAGTACTGGTCAGATCGGAATCATTTCAGTAATTGGGTCAGAAAATTATAAAGTAGGTACCAGATTTCATTTTTTGTGTGGACAAAGAGCAGTTGAAGATTATCGTTTCAAAAATAATTTAACAGCTTTTTTAAGAGATAAACTATCTGTTAATAATAAGAAAATTATAGCTGAAACTAATAGGTTATTAGAAGAACTAAATAATAAATCAAATACAATAGATAATCTTAAAAGCCAACTTTTAAAATATAAAGAAGCTGAATTAATTAAGGATGCAGAGGAGATAGGAAAGTATAAACTTATTATTAATAGTTTTGATAATCTCGGGTTTACAGAAGTCCAGGAGTTGGCCAGTTTGCTTGTTTCAGTTAATCAGCGAATAGTAGTTTTCGGGCAGCAGGATGGCAAGACTGCAAGAATGATACTGGCAAGATCAGAAGATATAGCTGAGTTTAATTTGAACCCAGTAATTCAAAAAGTAATGCCTATATTGGATGGTAATGGTGGAGGACAGCCCGATTTTGTTCAGGGAGGAGGCAGTAATCCAGATAAATTACCAGAAGCACTAAGTAAGGTTAGAGAAATTATTTTAAAAAGTATCTAA
- a CDS encoding bifunctional metallophosphatase/5'-nucleotidase, with product MKIKLILISLISLMIIMNPGIDAEEIDFTILHTNDEHSEIVPHSPYLDAIQGDEDNSYGGLARLAGAVQDVRAERDNTLLFSGGDIIGGTPFSWLASEGYGAEISIMNQIGYDGIVLGNHEFDYGVDILIEFFDYAGYPQTLEETTILGSNIHGPENYQFNNYYRQEEIIEIEDLKIGLFGLIGRDASSIAPDTGQLEFEDPIVEAENRIENLKDQDADIIIALTHSGLTEDKELAEEFSEIDLIIGGHSHDLLTELIIINDTKVFQAGEYLEYLGVIDFNYQFAENQLIMENYELVELDSNIEEDPNIQGEIDYYIGALNQLISEETGGRFDDIREPIARTDYPIEKEPYKSEHPMGNFVTDAIRLISDQYLEEDVDIAFLGNGQIRGELIPATNTGEIALYDLIKPATMGTGPENNYGFPLVGAYLTGEEVITLLEVAALVPVVQEDRHFMQFSGIRYSYNPENTVLFNIPVLDFPVPTTNAVLSAENYTGDGYQLEDSNQYETFDEDELYYLVTDSHMLSLISLAEETIPWLDLKPRDSDGEPMVIDEMEEYLIQGETGNLKTWEAIIEYAESFESGDQLPEISDYYQASSGRINEVDSLSYSQVILIILAIFIGAIALFKLKA from the coding sequence ATGAAAATAAAATTGATTTTAATATCACTTATAAGTCTTATGATTATTATGAATCCAGGAATAGATGCTGAGGAAATAGATTTTACAATCCTCCATACCAATGATGAACATTCTGAGATAGTTCCTCATTCTCCATATCTAGATGCAATTCAGGGGGATGAGGATAATAGTTATGGTGGCCTGGCCAGGCTGGCTGGAGCTGTTCAGGATGTCAGAGCTGAAAGGGATAACACTTTACTCTTCAGTGGTGGAGATATAATAGGAGGGACCCCTTTTAGCTGGCTGGCATCTGAAGGATATGGGGCTGAAATTAGTATTATGAATCAGATTGGCTATGATGGAATAGTTTTAGGTAATCATGAATTTGATTATGGAGTTGATATTTTAATTGAGTTTTTTGATTATGCCGGTTATCCTCAAACTTTAGAGGAGACAACAATTTTAGGCAGTAATATACATGGTCCGGAGAATTACCAATTTAATAATTATTACAGACAGGAAGAGATAATAGAGATAGAAGATTTAAAAATAGGTTTATTCGGATTAATCGGAAGAGATGCATCTTCTATAGCTCCTGATACAGGTCAACTTGAATTTGAAGATCCAATAGTTGAAGCTGAAAATAGAATTGAGAATTTAAAGGACCAGGATGCTGACATTATAATTGCCCTGACCCATTCTGGCCTGACTGAAGATAAGGAATTGGCTGAAGAATTTAGTGAGATTGATCTAATAATTGGTGGTCATTCTCATGATCTATTAACTGAGCTGATTATTATAAATGATACAAAAGTATTTCAAGCAGGCGAGTATCTTGAGTATTTAGGTGTTATAGATTTTAATTATCAATTTGCAGAAAATCAACTAATAATGGAGAACTATGAGCTTGTGGAATTAGATAGTAATATTGAAGAAGACCCAAATATTCAGGGAGAGATAGATTATTATATTGGAGCGTTGAATCAGCTTATTTCAGAAGAGACCGGCGGCAGGTTTGATGATATTAGAGAACCGATAGCCAGAACCGACTATCCAATTGAGAAAGAACCTTATAAATCCGAGCATCCAATGGGGAACTTTGTGACAGACGCAATCAGGCTTATTTCTGACCAATACCTTGAGGAGGATGTAGATATAGCTTTTCTAGGGAATGGCCAGATTAGAGGAGAATTAATTCCAGCAACTAATACTGGTGAAATTGCATTGTATGATTTAATTAAGCCTGCTACTATGGGGACTGGCCCAGAAAACAATTATGGATTTCCATTAGTTGGGGCTTATTTAACTGGTGAAGAAGTAATAACTTTATTAGAGGTGGCCGCACTGGTACCAGTAGTGCAAGAGGATCGTCATTTCATGCAGTTTTCTGGTATCAGATATAGTTATAACCCTGAGAATACAGTGCTCTTTAATATACCTGTGCTAGATTTTCCAGTGCCAACGACCAATGCAGTTTTATCAGCAGAGAATTATACTGGTGATGGTTATCAATTAGAGGACTCAAATCAATATGAAACTTTTGATGAGGATGAATTATATTATCTGGTTACAGATTCTCATATGCTCTCATTAATTAGCCTGGCTGAAGAGACTATACCCTGGCTGGATTTAAAACCTAGAGATAGTGACGGGGAGCCAATGGTAATTGATGAGATGGAGGAGTATTTGATTCAAGGTGAAACCGGTAATTTAAAAACCTGGGAGGCTATAATTGAGTATGCTGAGAGCTTTGAATCAGGGGATCAACTCCCTGAAATATCAGATTATTATCAGGCAAGTTCAGGAAGAATTAATGAGGTAGATTCATTAAGTTATAGCCAGGTTATATTAATTATACTGGCAATATTTATTGGAGCTATAGCTTTATTTAAGTTAAAAGCTTAA
- a CDS encoding LTA synthase family protein, with protein sequence MSENTGRYGNMRIFFENINPLILLGFFLDISFISFLYYKFKNNRKSFQKTLSFKYSKKRLTVYLIMVLLLLIGQVYYTNNIFDGYGPQELYHRSSSKFVNVYGYFPLYLMEIYEQVNPYQAKSKYDMPVPDFIDNELAGRGLIDGETNIIVIQVESLDEKMINHEHNNQEITPYLNKLKNKSLYFPNFIVQHIRASFNADFSFLTSLYPVNKNYTYRINDMSQFQSITNILNQTGYQTLAFHGYEGDFFNRDVAFNELGFDKFYTEDDYSFDHIVMETDRDLGVNDYDFFKQSLDFLEEASEPFFGFFITVTSHNPFDYYPQSEEVEAFKDIDDQLVRNLYNSLSFVDSSIEMFINELEARSLKENSLIIIYSDHESLINRESYSSGRKYELSRNIKQPEHVPLFIKHPDIEPAIDERAVSILDLSPTILDLLGKKEMPEEFLGKSIFDDKEYPILYFHEVPQVLYQDHLYLINNKRFQPVGKLKDTDRPEPEISESEKSKLREKINYLRNLYLTRRR encoded by the coding sequence ATGAGTGAGAATACAGGCCGTTATGGTAATATGAGAATATTCTTTGAAAATATAAATCCTTTAATATTGCTTGGTTTCTTTTTAGATATTTCTTTTATTTCATTTCTATATTATAAGTTTAAAAATAATAGAAAGTCTTTCCAGAAAACCTTAAGTTTTAAATACAGCAAAAAGCGTCTGACAGTTTATCTAATCATGGTCTTACTGCTTCTGATTGGCCAGGTTTATTATACCAACAATATATTTGATGGTTATGGCCCCCAGGAACTTTATCATAGATCTAGCTCTAAATTTGTTAATGTCTATGGTTATTTTCCTCTATATCTGATGGAAATATACGAACAAGTCAACCCTTATCAGGCCAAATCTAAATACGATATGCCTGTTCCAGACTTTATTGATAATGAACTTGCAGGCCGTGGTTTAATTGATGGTGAAACAAATATAATAGTAATCCAGGTTGAATCCTTAGATGAGAAGATGATCAATCACGAACATAATAATCAGGAAATCACCCCTTACCTTAATAAATTAAAAAATAAAAGCCTCTACTTTCCTAATTTTATTGTCCAGCATATTAGAGCTAGCTTTAATGCTGACTTTTCTTTTTTAACATCTTTATACCCGGTTAATAAAAATTATACTTATCGAATAAATGATATGAGTCAATTTCAATCAATTACAAATATTTTAAATCAAACCGGCTACCAGACCCTGGCTTTTCACGGTTATGAAGGTGATTTCTTTAATAGAGATGTCGCTTTTAACGAACTCGGCTTCGATAAGTTCTATACTGAGGATGATTACTCATTTGATCATATTGTTATGGAAACAGATAGGGACCTGGGAGTTAATGATTATGATTTCTTTAAACAATCCCTTGATTTTTTAGAAGAAGCCAGTGAACCTTTTTTCGGATTCTTTATAACTGTCACCAGTCATAATCCTTTTGACTACTATCCCCAATCTGAAGAAGTCGAAGCTTTTAAAGATATTGATGACCAACTGGTAAGGAATTTATATAATTCTTTATCATTTGTCGATAGTTCTATTGAAATGTTTATTAATGAGCTTGAAGCCAGAAGCTTAAAGGAGAATAGCCTGATAATTATCTATTCAGATCACGAATCATTAATAAATAGGGAATCTTACAGCTCTGGCAGAAAATATGAACTAAGTAGAAATATTAAACAGCCTGAACATGTCCCCCTGTTTATCAAGCATCCAGATATCGAACCAGCGATTGATGAAAGAGCAGTTAGTATCCTTGATCTTTCACCAACTATTCTTGATTTATTAGGCAAAAAAGAAATGCCTGAGGAATTCTTAGGAAAGTCGATATTTGATGATAAGGAGTATCCAATACTTTATTTCCATGAAGTACCCCAGGTCTTATATCAGGACCATCTTTATTTAATTAATAATAAAAGGTTCCAACCTGTAGGAAAACTAAAAGATACTGACAGACCAGAACCTGAAATATCTGAATCAGAAAAATCTAAATTAAGAGAGAAAATAAACTATCTGAGAAACCTCTATCTGACAAGAAGACGATGA
- a CDS encoding alanine:cation symporter family protein: MGVSIKQTFRYGIARGLFSNEAGMGSTPQAHAVAKVKHPAQQGLVGIFGVIFDTFIVCTMTAMVIVTTGVFEATDARGAALTQAGFVESFGNAGENFIAIALFFFAFTTIISWYYFGESNIKYLFGKSGLTPYRIGVLLFVIVGATLEVPIVWEMADTFNGIMVIPNLIALIGMVSLVVDIYDDYEDNFLKNQSAKYENKNYKQAK; the protein is encoded by the coding sequence ATTGGTGTTAGTATTAAGCAGACATTTAGATATGGTATTGCCAGAGGTTTATTTTCTAATGAAGCTGGAATGGGATCAACTCCTCAGGCTCATGCAGTTGCTAAGGTTAAGCATCCAGCTCAACAGGGTTTAGTTGGTATTTTTGGAGTTATTTTTGATACATTTATTGTCTGCACAATGACAGCAATGGTTATTGTTACTACAGGAGTTTTTGAAGCAACTGACGCTAGAGGAGCAGCTTTAACTCAGGCAGGTTTTGTTGAAAGTTTTGGAAATGCTGGAGAAAACTTTATTGCAATTGCATTATTCTTTTTTGCCTTTACAACTATTATAAGCTGGTATTATTTTGGAGAATCAAATATAAAGTATCTATTTGGTAAATCAGGATTAACTCCTTACAGGATAGGCGTTTTATTATTTGTAATTGTTGGTGCAACTCTTGAAGTTCCAATAGTCTGGGAAATGGCTGATACTTTTAACGGAATAATGGTCATACCGAACTTAATTGCCCTAATAGGAATGGTATCATTAGTAGTTGATATCTATGATGATTATGAGGATAACTTCTTAAAGAATCAATCAGCAAAGTATGAAAATAAAAATTATAAGCAGGCTAAATAA
- a CDS encoding YgiQ family radical SAM protein — protein MNRDQFMVINRKDMEAREWQQLDFIIVTGDAYIDHPSFGTAIIARVLEDAGFKVGIIAQPDWRSIEDFKKLGKPGLGFLVTAGNMDSMVSHYTVNQRKRRDDAYSPGGQSGRRPDRATIVYCNRLKEAYKDVPIIIGGIEASLRRFAHYDYWDDEVRRSILFDSRADLLVYGMGERQIVEIAENLDSGLDIEYIRHIPGTCYIIGDKDNLYGGIELNSYEEVAADKRKYAKSFKIQSDEQDPIRGNILIQRHKDRYLVQNPPAKPLDREMMDLVYSLPYQRDYHPAYESAGGVPAIREVKFSITSSRGCYGGCSFCALNFHQGQMVVGRSKSSIVAEAKKIIADDDFKGYIHDVGGPTANFRNPACEKQLHKGVCKDKECLFPEPCGNLKVDHSEYLDILRTLRNLEGVKKVFIRSGLRFDYIMADNDDTFFEELCKHHVSGLLKVAPEHISPEVLELMGKPDSQVFDKFREKFYRINDKIDKEQYLVPYLISSHPGSTLKSAIELAEYLRDIGHQPEQVQDFYPTPGTSSTTMYHTGYDPKTMEQVYVPKSRKEKKMQRALLQYRYSRNYNLVYEALQKAGREDLIGNHDKALIKDKYA, from the coding sequence ATGAATCGTGACCAGTTTATGGTTATAAATAGAAAAGATATGGAAGCAAGAGAATGGCAACAACTGGATTTTATAATAGTTACCGGTGATGCCTATATTGATCATCCTTCGTTTGGAACAGCAATCATAGCCCGAGTACTTGAGGATGCCGGTTTTAAAGTCGGTATAATTGCCCAGCCTGACTGGCGATCTATCGAGGATTTCAAAAAACTTGGTAAACCTGGACTTGGCTTTTTAGTCACTGCTGGCAATATGGACTCAATGGTCAGCCATTATACAGTTAATCAACGGAAGCGGAGGGATGATGCCTATTCACCTGGTGGCCAATCTGGCAGGCGACCTGATCGGGCTACCATCGTTTATTGCAATAGGTTAAAGGAAGCTTACAAAGATGTCCCGATTATAATTGGTGGAATTGAAGCCAGTCTCAGACGTTTCGCCCATTATGATTACTGGGATGATGAAGTTAGGAGGTCGATTTTATTTGACAGCCGGGCTGACCTCTTAGTTTATGGCATGGGTGAAAGACAGATTGTTGAAATTGCAGAGAATCTTGATAGTGGCCTTGATATAGAATATATCCGACATATTCCAGGTACCTGCTATATTATCGGAGATAAGGACAATCTTTATGGTGGAATTGAACTGAATTCCTATGAAGAAGTTGCAGCAGATAAGAGAAAGTATGCTAAAAGTTTTAAGATCCAGTCTGATGAACAAGATCCCATTCGGGGAAACATCTTAATTCAACGCCATAAAGATCGCTATTTGGTTCAAAATCCCCCTGCTAAACCTTTAGATAGGGAGATGATGGACTTAGTATACTCTCTACCTTATCAGCGAGATTATCATCCAGCATATGAATCTGCTGGCGGGGTACCGGCTATCAGGGAGGTTAAATTTAGTATAACCAGCTCCCGGGGCTGTTATGGTGGCTGTTCTTTCTGTGCCTTAAATTTTCATCAGGGCCAGATGGTCGTTGGCCGGAGCAAATCATCAATTGTTGCAGAGGCAAAAAAGATAATTGCTGATGATGATTTTAAGGGCTATATCCATGACGTCGGTGGGCCGACTGCTAACTTTAGAAATCCGGCCTGTGAAAAGCAACTTCATAAAGGTGTCTGTAAGGATAAAGAATGTCTCTTTCCTGAGCCATGTGGCAACCTTAAGGTCGACCATAGCGAATACCTTGATATTTTAAGAACTTTAAGAAATCTTGAAGGTGTTAAGAAAGTCTTTATCCGCTCCGGATTAAGATTTGATTATATAATGGCTGATAATGATGATACCTTTTTTGAAGAGCTCTGCAAACACCATGTGAGTGGACTGCTAAAAGTGGCACCAGAGCATATCTCACCAGAGGTCCTGGAATTAATGGGCAAACCTGATAGCCAGGTCTTTGATAAATTTAGGGAGAAGTTTTATAGAATTAACGATAAAATTGATAAAGAGCAATACCTGGTACCCTATCTTATTTCCAGCCATCCTGGCAGCACTCTGAAATCGGCAATTGAACTGGCTGAATATTTAAGGGATATTGGCCATCAGCCTGAGCAGGTCCAGGATTTTTATCCGACACCAGGAACTTCATCAACTACAATGTATCATACCGGATACGACCCTAAAACTATGGAACAGGTCTATGTCCCAAAATCCCGTAAGGAAAAGAAGATGCAGCGAGCACTGCTCCAGTATAGGTATTCCAGAAATTATAATCTGGTCTACGAAGCATTGCAAAAAGCCGGTCGAGAAGATTTAATTGGCAACCACGACAAGGCATTAATCAAGGATAAATATGCATAA
- a CDS encoding diguanylate cyclase: MIEKIHQNCPHPFDTYLDRLTNNIIIFYDNQQKILEFNQGFKKAVNIPEEKLYNQTLENIFTGNSMELLSFPTKENYNKFNLELDQNITIKKVEKEYICHIFKLENYYCLIGEDTGSEGEEVLNKISKLNNELSSITRELSKKNMKLEKANQRIKELSRKDSLTDLYNRRAFMEYFEKQLAQSQRHQHRLSLIIADIDDFKKINDTYGHSAGDDVLESLGQLLNQETRKEDMAARVGGEEFAILLTKTDTTNACNYAERFRQKLKSIKLESIPETVTLSFGITAIRPDDDLDSLYKRSDEALYKAKEAGKDRIEIIE, from the coding sequence ATGATAGAAAAAATTCATCAAAATTGTCCTCATCCATTTGACACCTATCTTGACAGGTTAACTAATAATATTATAATTTTTTATGATAATCAGCAGAAAATATTAGAATTTAATCAGGGGTTTAAAAAAGCAGTTAATATTCCTGAAGAAAAGTTATATAATCAAACACTGGAAAACATTTTTACTGGTAATAGCATGGAACTATTAAGTTTTCCAACAAAAGAAAATTATAATAAATTTAATTTAGAATTAGATCAAAATATTACAATTAAAAAAGTGGAAAAAGAATATATCTGTCATATATTCAAGTTAGAAAATTACTATTGTCTGATCGGTGAAGATACAGGTTCAGAGGGAGAAGAAGTTTTGAATAAGATATCCAAATTAAATAATGAGTTATCAAGTATTACCAGAGAACTAAGCAAAAAAAATATGAAATTAGAAAAAGCCAATCAACGGATTAAAGAACTTTCTAGAAAAGATTCACTAACAGATCTCTATAATCGACGAGCCTTCATGGAATATTTTGAAAAACAGTTAGCTCAATCCCAGCGGCATCAGCACAGATTATCTTTAATCATTGCAGATATTGATGATTTTAAAAAAATTAATGATACATATGGCCATTCTGCTGGAGATGATGTTTTAGAAAGTTTAGGCCAGTTACTAAATCAGGAAACTAGAAAAGAAGATATGGCAGCCAGGGTTGGCGGTGAAGAATTTGCAATTTTACTCACCAAAACTGATACAACTAATGCATGTAATTATGCAGAAAGGTTTAGACAGAAACTTAAGAGTATAAAATTAGAATCTATTCCAGAGACTGTAACTTTAAGTTTTGGGATAACTGCAATAAGACCTGATGATGACCTTGATAGTCTTTATAAGAGGTCAGATGAAGCTTTATATAAAGCCAAAGAAGCTGGCAAAGATCGGATTGAGATTATAGAATAA
- a CDS encoding cobalamin B12-binding domain-containing protein: MVNNSQLDISSLPDIPSEVANEYKDKLNLIINRVNNTLNSRDDINKLIGYNSLSTMHDLNENNAKFMSNLFQINDYQLFKTTLPWVYKAYYNQGFSYKYFRVEIKVWIEAVKEFIKPEFREEIIAVYKWILDNHENIIQLSKEVKVNNEEIPEKWQKTYSQFLQYLLAGDHLEADKLSKEIIETKEDARDFFEYVIKNALYEVGELWENGKVSIAEEHMASSISSRVLSNIYMNFLDNISEKGKIVITSIANEFHELGARIIADSLELEGWDVKYLGADTPLIDLIKLLVDHKPFALGLSVSMSFNLENLINAVNKIKATPELEDLKIFVGGKVFNENPGLWKKTGADGWARNSEKAVEIVEDWWQEENK; the protein is encoded by the coding sequence ATGGTTAATAATAGTCAGCTTGATATTTCAAGTCTACCTGATATTCCAAGCGAAGTTGCTAATGAATATAAAGATAAGTTAAATCTAATTATCAATAGAGTTAATAATACTTTGAATAGTAGAGATGATATTAATAAATTAATCGGTTATAATTCCTTAAGTACCATGCATGATCTCAATGAAAATAATGCAAAATTCATGAGTAATCTTTTCCAAATTAATGACTATCAGCTATTTAAAACAACGTTACCCTGGGTATATAAGGCTTATTATAATCAGGGTTTCAGTTATAAATATTTCCGGGTTGAAATTAAGGTCTGGATTGAGGCAGTTAAGGAATTCATAAAACCTGAGTTCAGAGAAGAGATAATAGCTGTCTATAAATGGATTTTAGATAATCATGAAAATATCATTCAGCTTTCAAAAGAAGTAAAAGTAAATAATGAAGAGATTCCTGAGAAATGGCAGAAGACATATAGCCAATTTTTACAGTATCTTTTAGCTGGAGATCATCTTGAAGCAGATAAACTATCTAAAGAAATTATAGAAACAAAAGAAGATGCTAGAGATTTTTTTGAATATGTAATTAAAAATGCTCTTTATGAAGTTGGCGAACTCTGGGAAAATGGCAAAGTATCAATAGCAGAAGAACATATGGCTTCTTCAATTTCTTCAAGAGTTCTCTCAAATATTTACATGAATTTTTTAGATAATATTTCCGAAAAAGGTAAGATTGTAATTACATCAATTGCCAATGAATTTCATGAGCTAGGAGCAAGAATAATTGCAGATTCTCTGGAATTAGAAGGTTGGGATGTTAAGTATTTAGGGGCAGATACTCCTTTAATTGATTTAATTAAGTTATTGGTCGACCATAAGCCATTTGCTCTAGGATTATCAGTTTCTATGAGTTTTAATTTAGAAAATCTTATAAATGCAGTTAATAAGATTAAAGCTACTCCAGAGCTTGAAGATTTAAAAATTTTTGTTGGTGGTAAAGTCTTTAATGAAAATCCTGGACTCTGGAAGAAGACTGGGGCAGATGGATGGGCCAGGAATTCAGAGAAAGCAGTTGAGATTGTAGAAGATTGGTGGCAGGAGGAGAATAAATAA